A window from Cryptomeria japonica chromosome 1, Sugi_1.0, whole genome shotgun sequence encodes these proteins:
- the LOC131041954 gene encoding putative dehydration-responsive element-binding protein 2H, with translation MAKTGRGQREKKVSETLEQWRQVNSCYQMKRRKRRAHKGSKKGCMPGKGGPENGQYNYRGVRQRTWGKWVAEIREPQKGKRLWLGTFNTAHEAALAYDHAAQIMYGSFACLNNPPLQPQNNNISDLNPNTDNSSNVESTQGDLQITDTQLSDISIDEILQMFDDGGGDENFPLQRLTN, from the coding sequence ATGGCGAAGACGGGGAGAGGGCAGAGGGAAAAGAAAGTCTCAGAGACTTTAGAGCAATGGCGGCAGGTGAATTCATGTTACCAAATgaaaagaaggaaaagaagagCTCACAAGGGTTCAAAAAAAGGGTGTATGCCAGGAAAAGGAGGGCCTGAAAATGGGCAGTACAATTACAGAGGGGTTAGGCAGCGGACATGGGGTAAATGGGTGGCTGAAATCAGAGAGCCCCAGAAAGGTAAGCGCCTCTGGCTCGGAACTTTCAATACAGCTCATGAGGCTGCTCTTGCATATGACCATGCCGCTCAAATCATGTATGGGTCTTTTGCCTGCCTTAATAATCCTCCTCTGCAACCTCAGAATAACAATATAAGTGATTTAAATCCAAATACAGACAACTCATCCAATGTTGAAAGTACCCAGGGGGATCTGCAAATTACAGATACCCAGCTAAGTGATATTAGTATAGACGAGATTTTGCAGATGTTtgatgatggaggaggagatgagaatTTTCCATTGCAAAGGCTTACCAACTGA